One window from the genome of Streptomyces cadmiisoli encodes:
- a CDS encoding NUDIX domain-containing protein: protein MTTADFAAYIAGLPRVLAGAAALFRDTEGRVLLVEPNYREGWALPGGTIESDDGETPRQGARRETAEEIGLDRELGRLLAVDWVHGTGRPPLVAYLYDGGVLPEEDLKAIRLQEEELLSWRLVPREDVTGYLPGALGRRVLAALDVLADGSGTAELENGHRAG, encoded by the coding sequence ATGACCACTGCTGACTTCGCCGCCTACATCGCGGGGCTGCCCCGTGTCCTCGCCGGGGCCGCCGCGCTGTTCCGTGACACCGAGGGCCGCGTCCTGCTCGTCGAGCCCAACTACCGCGAGGGCTGGGCCCTTCCGGGCGGCACGATCGAGTCCGACGACGGCGAGACCCCGCGTCAGGGCGCCCGCCGGGAGACCGCCGAGGAGATCGGCCTGGACCGGGAGCTCGGCCGCCTGCTCGCGGTGGACTGGGTGCACGGCACGGGCCGGCCGCCGCTGGTGGCGTATCTGTACGACGGCGGGGTGCTCCCCGAGGAGGACCTCAAGGCGATCCGGTTGCAGGAGGAGGAGCTGCTGTCCTGGCGGCTGGTGCCGCGGGAGGACGTGACCGGCTATCTGCCCGGCGCCCTGGGCCGCCGTGTGCTGGCGGCGCTCGACGTCCTGGCGGACGGTTCGGGGACGGCCGAGCTGGAGAACGGCCACCGGGCAGGGTGA
- a CDS encoding SIR2 family NAD-dependent protein deacylase has product MNRPLVAILSGAGISTDSGIPDYRGPNGLWRRDPEAEKLVTYDHYMRDPEIRRRSWQMRRKTGALDAEPNAAHRAVADLERAGVPVRVITQNVDGLHQLAGVSARKVLELHGTARQVVCTKCHARGLMADALARVDVGEEDPPCLECGGILKSATVMFGEHLDPVVLGEAVAITKACQVFIAVGTSLQVHPAAGLAGLAAEHGASLIIVNAEPTPYDELADEVIREPIGSALPVLLDRLSVENDY; this is encoded by the coding sequence ATGAACAGGCCCCTGGTTGCCATCCTCAGCGGCGCAGGCATCTCGACCGATTCCGGGATCCCCGACTATCGCGGCCCGAACGGACTGTGGCGGCGGGACCCGGAGGCGGAGAAGCTCGTCACCTACGACCACTACATGCGCGACCCGGAGATCCGGCGGCGGTCCTGGCAGATGCGGCGCAAGACCGGCGCGCTGGACGCCGAGCCCAACGCGGCGCACCGGGCGGTGGCCGATCTGGAGCGGGCGGGGGTGCCGGTGCGGGTCATCACCCAGAACGTGGACGGGCTGCACCAGCTCGCCGGGGTGTCCGCCCGCAAGGTGCTGGAGCTGCACGGCACCGCTCGCCAGGTGGTGTGCACCAAGTGCCACGCGCGCGGACTGATGGCGGACGCGCTCGCCCGGGTCGACGTCGGCGAGGAGGACCCGCCGTGTCTGGAGTGCGGCGGGATCCTGAAGTCGGCGACCGTGATGTTCGGCGAACACCTCGACCCGGTGGTCCTGGGCGAGGCGGTCGCGATCACCAAGGCGTGTCAGGTCTTCATCGCCGTCGGCACCAGCCTCCAGGTGCATCCCGCCGCCGGGCTGGCCGGCCTCGCCGCTGAGCACGGCGCCAGCCTGATCATCGTCAACGCCGAGCCGACGCCGTACGACGAGCTGGCCGACGAGGTGATCCGGGAACCCATCGGGTCCGCCCTGCCGGTCCTGCTGGACCGGCTGAGCGTCGAGAACGACTACTGA